The DNA window GGCGATTTAGGCCGTTTCGTACTTCAGAATCAGAAAGCCGCTTTCGACAAACTCGGGCGTGGTGCGATTCCAAACTACCTTGGCCCGTCCTCGTGTGCCTGGCAGGGCGAAGTCACACTCTTGCCCCGAGCGCAGTTGAGAGTTGGCATGGCGGGCTCGAAAGCCAGAAGTGGAGATATCTAGAAGGCGTGCTTCAAAGGCTGTTTGATAGTCCTCGTTCAAGCGCAGTGAGACACTTCCGCTGGCCTTATGACGGGCTTCCGAGCGTCGCTCCTCCCAGCCTCGGGCATCCGTCTTCACAACACTCACCCAATTCTCCCGGCAATGGTTTCATTCCCGTGCAGCCCGTGTAGCCGCATACGCCGTGAAAGCGTCGCCTTGGAAATTCCCAACGCATCCGCTGCTCTTTGCCGGT is part of the Bryobacter aggregatus MPL3 genome and encodes:
- a CDS encoding PilZ domain-containing protein, whose amino-acid sequence is MSVVKTDARGWEERRSEARHKASGSVSLRLNEDYQTAFEARLLDISTSGFRARHANSQLRSGQECDFALPGTRGRAKVVWNRTTPEFVESGFLILKYETA